One Methylobacterium oryzae DNA window includes the following coding sequences:
- a CDS encoding MFS transporter produces the protein MAPTANLALINLFIGDIQGGLGPFLGTWLAESASWSPARVGFVITLVGIGTLFLSGPFGALVDRFPRPRLLIALACGAILVGTLLLLPARSFPAVLCAQLFAAAGGTLLLPAVAALTLGIVGKDRFPAQQGRNQAFNHVGILIAAGAISLGTGYFGPAIAFWVLGGMALAAIVATATMPAKAWSRRRAVGWKEDDSDEPERSGLRQVLGNRRLLVLTVALTLFNLGNGGMLSLLGQKLVATAADATTWTARYVMVAQLVMVPVALFAGSLADKRGRRQLLMVAFAVLPVRALLSGLIDDPVWLIAAEVLDGVASGIVGVAVPVIVADLTWGSGRTQTAIGSVNAVQGVGGALSGWYGGLSYGMFGWTGAFLALGLPALIALALVIWLDATPEPGRRSRRRERRSTAAQGA, from the coding sequence ATGGCCCCCACCGCAAACCTCGCCCTGATCAACCTGTTCATCGGGGACATCCAGGGCGGCCTCGGACCCTTTCTCGGGACCTGGCTGGCAGAATCGGCCTCGTGGAGCCCCGCGCGGGTCGGGTTCGTCATCACGCTGGTCGGCATCGGCACGCTGTTCCTGAGCGGACCGTTCGGTGCCCTGGTCGATCGGTTCCCGCGCCCGCGCCTGCTGATCGCGCTGGCCTGCGGGGCGATCCTGGTGGGAACGCTGCTGCTCCTGCCGGCCCGCAGCTTCCCGGCGGTGCTGTGCGCGCAGCTGTTCGCGGCGGCCGGCGGCACCCTGCTGCTGCCGGCCGTCGCGGCGCTGACTCTGGGTATCGTCGGCAAGGACCGGTTCCCCGCGCAGCAGGGGCGCAACCAGGCCTTCAATCACGTCGGTATCCTGATCGCGGCGGGCGCCATCAGCCTCGGCACCGGCTATTTCGGCCCGGCGATCGCCTTCTGGGTGCTGGGCGGCATGGCGCTGGCGGCGATCGTCGCGACGGCGACGATGCCGGCCAAGGCGTGGAGCCGCCGCCGCGCCGTCGGCTGGAAGGAGGACGACTCGGACGAGCCGGAGCGCAGCGGCCTCCGCCAGGTCCTGGGGAACCGTCGCCTGCTGGTGCTGACCGTGGCGCTGACCCTGTTCAATCTCGGGAACGGCGGCATGCTCTCGCTGCTCGGCCAGAAGCTGGTCGCGACCGCGGCCGACGCCACGACCTGGACGGCCCGCTACGTCATGGTGGCCCAGCTGGTGATGGTCCCGGTGGCGCTGTTCGCCGGATCGCTCGCCGACAAGCGCGGCCGCCGCCAGCTGCTGATGGTCGCCTTCGCGGTCCTGCCGGTGCGGGCACTCCTGTCCGGCCTCATCGACGATCCGGTCTGGCTGATCGCCGCCGAGGTGCTGGACGGCGTCGCCTCCGGCATCGTCGGGGTGGCGGTGCCGGTCATCGTCGCCGACCTGACCTGGGGATCCGGCCGGACCCAGACGGCCATCGGCAGCGTCAACGCCGTCCAGGGCGTCGGCGGCGCCCTGTCGGGCTGGTACGGCGGCCTGTCCTACGGGATGTTCGGCTGGACCGGCGCCTTCCTGGCCCTCGGCCTGCCGGCGCTCATCGCCCTCGCGCTGGTGATCTGGCTCGACGCGACGCCCGAGCCCGGCCGGCGCAGTCGCCGGCGGGAGCGGCGGAGCACCGCCGCTCAGGGAGCCTGA
- the secB gene encoding protein-export chaperone SecB has translation MADSPAANGNGGGMPQGDAPTINALAQYTKDLSFENPNAPRSLQPKEGQGPQINIQVNVNAQQLSETDFEVELKLEGDAKIQNEVLFAFEVTYAGVFRLLNIPADQIHPAVMIECPRLLFPFARQIVAEAVRNGGFPPLYIDPIDFVGLYRQKVMEQQGAQGPLAS, from the coding sequence ATGGCCGATTCCCCGGCAGCGAACGGCAACGGCGGCGGCATGCCGCAGGGCGATGCGCCGACCATCAACGCCCTGGCGCAGTACACGAAGGACCTGTCCTTCGAGAATCCGAACGCACCGCGCTCGCTCCAGCCCAAGGAGGGCCAGGGGCCGCAGATCAACATCCAGGTGAACGTCAACGCGCAGCAGCTCTCGGAGACCGATTTCGAGGTCGAGTTGAAGCTCGAGGGCGACGCCAAGATCCAGAACGAGGTGCTGTTCGCCTTCGAGGTGACCTATGCCGGCGTTTTCCGGCTCCTCAACATCCCGGCCGACCAGATCCATCCGGCGGTGATGATCGAGTGCCCGCGCCTGCTCTTCCCCTTCGCCCGCCAGATCGTGGCCGAGGCGGTGCGCAACGGCGGCTTCCCGCCCCTGTACATCGACCCGATCGATTTCGTCGGCCTCTACCGGCAGAAGGTGATGGAGCAGCAGGGCGCCCAGGGCCCGCTCGCCTCCTGA
- a CDS encoding RNA polymerase factor sigma-32 has protein sequence MAEIAGIRRQFIRTAMEAPFLAREEERGLAVRWKDERDERALHRLISAHMRLVIALAGRFRHYGLPMADLVQEGHVGLMEAAARFEPERDVRFSTYATWWIRASIQDYILRNWSIVRGGTSSAQKALFFNLRRLRARLMQSTEEHVGDEIHRRIASAIGVSRDDVALMDARLSGPDMSLNAPVGEDSDASSERMDFLVDGADLPDETVSATVDGERRLSWLQQALTVLSERELRILRERRLAEDQATLEALGQRLGISKERVRQIENRALEKLRRALADRFPAATGSPHIG, from the coding sequence ATGGCTGAGATCGCGGGAATTCGACGGCAGTTCATACGGACTGCCATGGAGGCACCCTTCCTGGCCCGGGAAGAAGAGCGCGGCCTCGCCGTCCGCTGGAAGGACGAGCGCGACGAGCGGGCCCTCCACCGTCTGATCTCCGCCCATATGCGCCTCGTCATCGCCCTGGCGGGGCGTTTTCGTCACTACGGCCTGCCCATGGCGGACCTCGTCCAGGAAGGGCATGTCGGCCTGATGGAGGCCGCGGCCCGGTTCGAGCCCGAGCGGGACGTCCGCTTCTCAACCTACGCGACGTGGTGGATCCGCGCGTCGATCCAGGATTACATCCTGCGCAACTGGTCGATCGTGCGCGGCGGCACGTCCTCCGCGCAGAAGGCCCTGTTCTTCAACCTGCGGCGGCTGCGCGCCCGGCTGATGCAATCCACCGAGGAGCATGTCGGCGACGAGATCCACCGCCGCATCGCCAGCGCCATCGGCGTGTCGCGGGACGACGTCGCCCTGATGGACGCGCGCCTGTCCGGTCCCGACATGTCACTCAACGCCCCGGTGGGCGAGGACAGCGACGCCTCCTCGGAGCGGATGGACTTCCTCGTCGACGGCGCCGACCTGCCGGATGAGACCGTGAGCGCCACGGTCGACGGCGAGCGTCGGTTGAGCTGGCTCCAGCAGGCCCTGACCGTGCTGTCGGAGCGCGAGCTGCGCATCCTGCGCGAGCGCCGCCTCGCCGAGGATCAGGCGACCCTGGAAGCCCTGGGCCAGAGGCTCGGCATCTCCAAGGAGCGCGTCCGCCAGATCGAGAACCGGGCCCTGGAGAAGCTGCGCCGCGCCCTGGCCGACCGCTTCCCCGCCGCCACCGGCAGCCCGCATATCGGCTGA
- a CDS encoding Smr/MutS family protein, with translation MRVPRRGRRLTAGETRLWDAIAKLVTPLPGRAAPVPETPPPPGPTATMPALSAPILKPSAPPAAKRPRAKHPPKPAPEPARPATAAPYQAPPQRHAPSAGLERNAKLGLRRGRLAIEARIDLHGMVQAEAHAALTGFLLRARAAGHSYVLVVTGKGGPGPADAFSERGVLRRSVPHWLRGPDLRGIVLGFEEAARHHGGGGALYVRLRRR, from the coding sequence GTGAGGGTCCCGCGCCGCGGGCGCCGCCTCACCGCGGGAGAGACCCGCCTCTGGGACGCGATCGCCAAGCTGGTCACGCCGCTGCCAGGCCGCGCCGCCCCGGTGCCCGAGACGCCTCCGCCGCCGGGCCCGACCGCCACCATGCCGGCCCTCTCGGCGCCGATCTTGAAGCCCAGCGCGCCGCCGGCCGCCAAGAGGCCGCGGGCGAAGCACCCGCCGAAGCCGGCTCCGGAGCCGGCGCGCCCGGCCACCGCCGCTCCCTACCAGGCGCCGCCTCAGCGGCACGCGCCGAGTGCCGGGCTGGAGCGGAACGCCAAGCTCGGCCTGCGCCGGGGGCGGCTCGCGATCGAGGCGCGGATCGACCTGCACGGGATGGTGCAGGCCGAGGCCCACGCCGCGCTGACGGGCTTCCTGCTCCGAGCCCGGGCCGCCGGCCATTCCTACGTGCTGGTCGTCACCGGCAAGGGCGGCCCGGGCCCCGCGGACGCCTTCTCCGAGCGGGGCGTGCTCCGCCGCAGCGTGCCGCACTGGCTGCGGGGGCCGGATCTGCGCGGCATCGTCCTCGGCTTCGAGGAGGCCGCCCGCCACCACGGCGGCGGGGGCGCCCTCTACGTCCGCCTGCGCCGGCGGTAG
- the mutM gene encoding bifunctional DNA-formamidopyrimidine glycosylase/DNA-(apurinic or apyrimidinic site) lyase — protein MPELPEVETVRRGLAPALVGARFSRVTLRRPNLRFPFPERFAARLEGRTVTGLARRAKYLTAALDSGETLVMHLGMSGRFDVALPDGSNLSPGDFYLEGAQGTPRHDHVVMAMNTGATVTYNDARRFGFMDLVPSADLAACRHFARMGVEPLDGLTGAVIAQLFRHKIAPLKAALLDQRLIAGLGNIYVCEALHRARLHPEAPAGSLARPDGRPTPKANALAKAIVQVLEEAVKAGGSTLRDYAHTDGSAGAFQHAFRVYDRVGLPCSRPGCAGAITRIVQANRSTFYCATCQPPG, from the coding sequence ATGCCGGAGCTTCCCGAGGTCGAGACCGTGCGGCGGGGACTGGCGCCCGCCCTGGTCGGCGCGCGCTTCAGCCGCGTCACCCTGCGCCGGCCCAACCTGCGCTTCCCGTTCCCCGAGCGCTTCGCCGCCCGCCTCGAGGGGCGGACCGTCACGGGCCTCGCGCGCCGGGCGAAGTACCTCACCGCCGCCCTCGACTCGGGCGAGACGCTGGTCATGCATCTCGGCATGAGCGGCCGGTTCGACGTGGCCCTGCCCGACGGCAGCAACCTGTCGCCGGGAGACTTCTACCTCGAAGGCGCCCAGGGCACGCCCCGGCACGACCACGTGGTCATGGCGATGAACACCGGCGCCACGGTGACCTACAACGACGCCCGCCGCTTCGGCTTCATGGATCTCGTCCCGAGCGCGGATCTCGCGGCCTGCCGCCACTTCGCCCGGATGGGCGTGGAGCCCCTCGACGGGCTGACCGGGGCTGTGATCGCGCAGCTCTTCCGCCACAAGATCGCGCCGCTGAAGGCCGCCCTGCTCGACCAGCGCCTGATCGCGGGCCTCGGCAACATCTACGTGTGCGAGGCGCTGCACCGGGCGCGCCTGCATCCGGAGGCGCCGGCCGGGAGCCTCGCCCGGCCGGACGGGCGCCCGACGCCCAAGGCCAACGCCCTGGCCAAGGCGATCGTGCAGGTTCTCGAGGAGGCCGTGAAGGCCGGCGGCTCGACCCTGCGCGACTACGCCCACACGGACGGCAGCGCGGGCGCGTTCCAGCACGCCTTCCGGGTCTACGACCGGGTCGGCCTGCCCTGCAGCCGGCCGGGATGCGCCGGTGCGATCACCCGCATCGTGCAGGCGAACCGCTCGACCTTCTACTGCGCCACCTGCCAGCCCCCGGGCTGA
- a CDS encoding RNA-binding S4 domain-containing protein, giving the protein MREDRQRLDKWLWFARFARTRSLAARLASDGFVRVNGSRTENPAKAIGIGDVVTVAAPHATLAVRVLGLGLRRGPAPEARLLYDDLSGGALSVEDGPDGPSE; this is encoded by the coding sequence ATGCGCGAGGACCGGCAGCGCCTCGACAAGTGGCTGTGGTTCGCGCGCTTCGCGCGGACCCGGTCGCTCGCGGCGCGGCTGGCCTCCGACGGCTTCGTGCGGGTGAACGGCAGCCGGACCGAGAACCCCGCGAAGGCCATCGGCATCGGTGACGTGGTCACGGTGGCGGCGCCCCACGCGACCCTGGCCGTGCGGGTCCTCGGTCTCGGCCTGCGTCGCGGCCCGGCGCCGGAGGCGCGGCTGCTCTACGACGACCTCTCTGGCGGTGCCCTGTCGGTCGAGGACGGGCCGGACGGGCCGTCCGAGTGA
- a CDS encoding DUF4865 family protein — protein sequence MLITRYRHRLPADYAMDRIRARVAARAPAWDAVPGLVFKAFTVEDRARGAAANAYSSLYLWQDAGAAAAFLAGAGFGAVIASFGRPRIETWLAVAAAFGPGDAAGALSEETRLVGPAEDLAALRDDERGRGRDIAAGRDVLATVAGLDPDGWRLTRFTLRAEAAAGLSGTAIAHLAAPGLAAARGR from the coding sequence ATGCTGATCACCCGCTACCGCCATCGTCTGCCGGCCGACTACGCCATGGACAGGATCCGCGCGCGCGTCGCCGCCCGCGCGCCGGCCTGGGACGCGGTGCCCGGCCTCGTCTTCAAGGCCTTCACGGTCGAGGACCGGGCGCGCGGGGCCGCCGCCAACGCCTACAGCTCTCTCTATCTCTGGCAGGATGCCGGCGCCGCCGCCGCGTTCCTGGCCGGGGCTGGGTTCGGCGCCGTGATCGCGAGCTTCGGCCGGCCGCGCATCGAGACGTGGCTGGCGGTCGCAGCCGCGTTCGGGCCGGGGGACGCGGCGGGCGCCCTCTCGGAGGAGACGCGTCTCGTCGGGCCCGCGGAGGATCTCGCCGCCCTGCGCGACGACGAGCGGGGACGCGGGCGCGACATCGCGGCCGGGCGCGACGTCCTCGCCACCGTGGCCGGGCTCGATCCCGACGGATGGCGCCTCACCCGCTTCACCCTCCGTGCCGAGGCGGCCGCCGGACTGTCCGGAACCGCGATCGCCCATCTCGCCGCGCCGGGCCTCGCCGCGGCGCGCGGCCGCTGA
- a CDS encoding LysR family transcriptional regulator: MVADRPLDLEGVLAFVRVVDLGSFTRAAEALATSQAAISLRLKRLEDRLGTRLLDRTPRHVDLTRQGALFLPAARRLLDAHDSAVADAATAQPARLSLGISDHVAGPDLPVLLRRLGLDRAGLITEVRIVPSRDLAAAFGSSGEGGYDAVIFRTEDEAGHGGAVLAEERLGWFAAPDFPAPRPGETLRLAGLAGPCTVRGAATRVLDAAGLPWTEVFVGGGVLAVGAAVMAGLAVAALAPSTAPAGAVEVGGRFGLPELPRTFVVLRARRLAGRPAEALRALAAAYRGPGGR; encoded by the coding sequence ATGGTCGCCGATCGTCCCCTCGACCTCGAAGGCGTCCTGGCCTTCGTGCGCGTGGTCGATCTCGGCAGCTTCACCCGTGCCGCCGAGGCGCTCGCCACGTCGCAGGCGGCGATCAGCCTGCGGCTGAAGCGGCTCGAGGACCGGCTCGGCACGCGCCTCCTGGACCGGACCCCGCGGCACGTGGACCTGACGCGCCAGGGCGCCCTGTTCCTGCCGGCCGCTCGGCGCCTCCTGGACGCCCATGACAGCGCCGTGGCCGACGCGGCGACGGCGCAGCCCGCCCGGCTCAGCCTCGGGATCAGCGACCACGTCGCCGGCCCCGATCTGCCGGTGCTGCTGCGGCGCCTGGGCCTGGATCGGGCCGGGCTGATCACGGAGGTGCGGATCGTCCCGTCGCGCGATCTCGCGGCCGCGTTCGGATCCTCCGGCGAGGGCGGCTACGACGCGGTGATCTTCCGGACGGAAGACGAGGCCGGCCACGGCGGCGCGGTCCTGGCGGAGGAGCGGCTGGGCTGGTTCGCCGCACCGGATTTCCCGGCGCCCCGGCCGGGCGAGACGCTGCGGCTGGCGGGACTCGCGGGCCCCTGCACGGTCCGGGGCGCGGCGACGCGGGTTCTCGACGCGGCCGGGCTCCCCTGGACCGAGGTCTTCGTCGGCGGCGGCGTGCTGGCGGTGGGGGCGGCCGTGATGGCGGGGCTGGCGGTGGCGGCCCTGGCGCCGAGCACGGCACCGGCCGGCGCCGTGGAGGTCGGCGGCCGGTTCGGGCTACCCGAACTGCCGCGCACCTTCGTGGTCCTGCGCGCCCGCCGCCTGGCCGGGCGCCCCGCCGAGGCGCTGCGCGCCCTGGCGGCGGCGTATCGCGGTCCCGGCGGCCGCTGA
- the fdxA gene encoding ferredoxin FdxA, whose protein sequence is MTYVVTDNCIKCKYTDCVEVCPVDCFYEGENMLVIHPDECIDCGVCEPECPAEAIKPDTESNLDTWLKLNADYAKSWPNITQKKEAPADAKDWDGKSGKLEAHFSPNPGSGD, encoded by the coding sequence ATGACCTACGTCGTCACCGACAATTGCATCAAGTGCAAGTACACGGACTGCGTCGAGGTCTGTCCGGTGGACTGCTTCTACGAAGGCGAGAACATGCTCGTCATCCATCCGGACGAGTGCATCGATTGCGGCGTCTGCGAGCCGGAATGCCCCGCCGAGGCGATCAAGCCCGACACCGAGTCGAATCTCGACACGTGGCTGAAGCTGAACGCCGACTACGCCAAGTCCTGGCCCAACATCACGCAGAAGAAGGAAGCGCCGGCCGACGCCAAGGATTGGGACGGCAAGAGCGGGAAGCTCGAGGCGCATTTCTCGCCCAACCCCGGCTCGGGCGACTGA
- a CDS encoding murein transglycosylase A, with translation MSRARSGAVPAALLASLLSHAVSAAPTAVGGAVLTPVAAADLPGFPGAGAEAALDAFRRVCAAPPPALPQPDGVAGDPAALAEACAAAAGPVPDAAAFFRERFEAFRVARPGADRPGFLTGYFEPELTGSLEPGPDFPTPVLARPDDLISLGPGETRPGLDPGLRAARATADGFAPYPDRAAIDDGALGARAKPILWLRDAVDLLVLQVQGSGRVRLPDGRAVRVLYDGRNGRPYTAVAKLIVQEGHLPLEGLTLARWTGWLRAHPETAKRLIRANASYIFFRLAPVADPALGPPGAANAPLNPGRSLAVDSTLWRYGLPFWLAGPLPGATPGEAGRLVIAADTGSAIVGPARGDLFVGTGAEAGVAAGNLRDAIGFVVLLPRRAALPGAAP, from the coding sequence ATGTCCCGCGCCCGGTCCGGAGCAGTCCCGGCCGCCCTCCTCGCGTCCCTCCTGAGTCATGCCGTGTCCGCCGCGCCGACGGCAGTCGGCGGCGCGGTGCTGACCCCCGTGGCCGCGGCGGACCTGCCGGGCTTCCCCGGCGCGGGGGCTGAGGCGGCGCTCGACGCCTTCCGCCGCGTCTGCGCGGCCCCGCCGCCCGCCCTGCCCCAGCCCGACGGCGTCGCGGGAGATCCGGCCGCCCTCGCCGAGGCCTGCGCGGCCGCCGCCGGCCCCGTGCCCGACGCCGCCGCCTTCTTCCGCGAGCGGTTCGAGGCGTTCCGCGTCGCGCGGCCCGGCGCGGACCGGCCCGGCTTCCTGACCGGCTATTTCGAGCCGGAACTCACCGGCTCCCTGGAGCCCGGCCCGGATTTCCCGACGCCGGTCCTGGCCCGCCCCGATGACCTGATCTCCCTCGGCCCCGGCGAGACCCGCCCGGGGCTCGACCCGGGCCTGCGCGCCGCCCGCGCCACCGCGGACGGCTTCGCCCCCTACCCCGACCGCGCCGCGATCGACGACGGCGCCCTGGGCGCGCGGGCGAAGCCGATCCTGTGGCTGCGCGACGCGGTCGACCTGCTGGTCCTGCAGGTCCAGGGTTCCGGGCGCGTCCGGCTGCCGGACGGGCGCGCGGTGCGGGTGCTCTACGACGGCCGCAACGGCCGCCCCTACACGGCGGTGGCCAAGCTGATCGTCCAAGAGGGCCACCTGCCCCTGGAGGGCCTGACGCTCGCCCGCTGGACCGGCTGGCTGCGCGCCCATCCCGAGACCGCCAAGCGCCTGATCCGCGCCAACGCCTCCTACATCTTCTTCCGCCTCGCTCCGGTCGCGGATCCGGCCCTCGGGCCACCGGGCGCCGCGAACGCCCCCCTCAACCCGGGCCGCAGCCTGGCGGTGGATTCGACCCTCTGGCGGTACGGCCTGCCGTTCTGGCTCGCCGGCCCCCTCCCCGGCGCGACACCAGGTGAGGCCGGGCGCCTCGTCATCGCCGCCGATACCGGCTCGGCGATCGTCGGCCCCGCCCGCGGCGACCTCTTCGTCGGTACCGGTGCGGAGGCCGGCGTGGCCGCCGGCAACCTCCGCGACGCGATCGGCTTCGTGGTCCTGCTGCCGCGCCGCGCGGCTTTGCCCGGAGCCGCGCCGTGA
- a CDS encoding Tim44/TimA family putative adaptor protein, whose translation MQDSFDVTTIIFLALAVFVIWRLRSVLGQKTGAERSPFKPVDRSRTEPQARSDGDNVVRLPGADRVQAAPQPAAAPRDWRGIAEPGSEVARGLEACIQAEPSFDPRAFIEGAKSAYEAIMIAFAKGDRKTLRGLLSKEVGEAFERAIAERERNRQTLETTFVSIDKAEIVAVEVRNRVAHVTVRFLSNLITATRDADGKVVDGSAETVVEVPDVWTFARTLGSRDPNWQLVATEAGA comes from the coding sequence ATGCAGGACAGTTTCGACGTTACGACGATCATCTTCCTCGCGCTGGCCGTCTTCGTGATCTGGCGTCTGCGCTCGGTGCTCGGTCAGAAGACGGGGGCCGAGCGCTCGCCGTTCAAACCGGTCGACCGCAGCCGGACTGAGCCCCAGGCGCGCTCCGACGGCGACAACGTCGTTCGCCTGCCCGGCGCCGACCGGGTCCAGGCCGCGCCGCAGCCCGCCGCCGCCCCGCGGGACTGGCGCGGGATCGCCGAGCCGGGATCCGAGGTCGCGCGCGGCCTGGAGGCCTGCATCCAGGCGGAGCCAAGCTTCGATCCCCGCGCTTTCATCGAGGGCGCCAAGTCGGCCTACGAAGCCATCATGATCGCCTTCGCCAAGGGTGACCGGAAGACCCTGCGCGGCCTCCTCTCGAAAGAGGTCGGCGAGGCGTTCGAGCGGGCGATCGCCGAGCGCGAGCGCAACCGGCAGACGCTCGAGACCACCTTCGTGTCGATCGACAAGGCCGAGATCGTCGCCGTCGAGGTGCGCAACCGCGTGGCGCACGTCACCGTCCGCTTCCTGTCGAACCTGATCACCGCCACCCGCGACGCCGACGGCAAGGTGGTGGACGGCAGCGCCGAGACGGTGGTCGAGGTGCCGGATGTCTGGACCTTCGCCCGCACGCTTGGCTCGCGGGACCCGAACTGGCAGCTCGTGGCCACCGAGGCCGGCGCCTGA
- a CDS encoding tautomerase family protein: MPLTRISLRAGTTETYRAALVAGVYDAMRETFAVPEGDLFALVHQHDASDFVYGPDYLGIRRSDRLVIVQITANATRGTAQKRALYAAVTRNLARDPGVAPGDVFINLVEVNPENWSFGEGLMQYGPREP, translated from the coding sequence ATGCCTCTGACCCGCATCTCCCTGCGTGCCGGGACGACCGAGACCTACCGGGCCGCTCTCGTCGCGGGTGTCTACGACGCCATGCGCGAGACCTTCGCGGTGCCGGAGGGCGACCTGTTCGCCCTGGTGCACCAGCACGACGCGTCGGACTTCGTCTACGGTCCCGACTATCTCGGGATCCGGCGCAGCGACCGCCTCGTGATCGTCCAGATCACCGCCAACGCGACGCGCGGCACCGCGCAGAAGCGCGCCCTCTACGCCGCCGTGACCCGCAACCTCGCCCGCGATCCCGGCGTGGCGCCGGGGGACGTCTTCATCAACCTCGTCGAGGTCAACCCGGAGAACTGGTCATTCGGGGAGGGGCTGATGCAGTACGGCCCGCGGGAGCCGTGA
- a CDS encoding CarD family transcriptional regulator, protein MTTAKKTTTAGRQGFKTGEAVVYPAHGVGRITAIEEQEIAGYKLELFVVSFEKDKMVLRVPTAKANSVGMRKLAEPELVKKALDLLTGRARIKRTMWSRRAQEYEAKINSGDLLAVTEVVRDLFRSEAQPEQSYSERQLYEAALDRIVREISSVNRITETEALKLIEQSLAKSPRRAKNEAEPEAEADGDSEGDDIQEEAA, encoded by the coding sequence ATGACCACAGCCAAGAAGACGACGACCGCAGGCCGGCAGGGCTTCAAGACCGGCGAGGCTGTCGTGTATCCGGCCCACGGCGTCGGTCGCATCACCGCGATCGAGGAGCAGGAGATCGCCGGCTACAAGCTTGAGCTGTTCGTCGTATCGTTCGAGAAGGACAAGATGGTCCTGCGCGTCCCCACCGCGAAGGCCAACAGCGTGGGCATGCGCAAGCTCGCCGAGCCGGAACTGGTCAAGAAGGCGCTCGACCTGCTGACCGGCCGCGCCCGGATCAAGCGCACCATGTGGTCGCGCCGCGCGCAGGAATACGAGGCCAAGATCAACTCGGGCGACCTGCTCGCCGTCACCGAGGTCGTGCGCGACCTCTTCCGGTCCGAGGCTCAGCCGGAGCAGTCCTACTCCGAGCGCCAGCTCTACGAAGCTGCCCTGGACCGGATCGTGCGCGAGATCTCGTCGGTGAACCGCATCACCGAGACCGAGGCCCTGAAGCTGATCGAGCAGAGCCTCGCCAAGTCGCCCCGTCGGGCGAAGAACGAGGCGGAGCCCGAGGCCGAGGCCGACGGTGACAGCGAGGGCGACGACATTCAGGAGGAGGCCGCCTGA